GCCTCTATTCCGCAATCGGCCTAGGCAGTAGTCGCGCTGCTATTCTTTCGGTACAATAATAAATAAGCATCTTCATACATATTTTTGATGAGGCAGAGAACCATGAGACGTCGGCTGAATATGCTCACCCTTCTGATCCTCTCGGTCGCACTCCCCGTCATGGCGGAGGCTGAAACCGGCACGGTGGCGGGTCTGACTGATTCGCCGGGGATCCGGATGCTAGAAGAAATCCAGACGGTCATCATGGATTTGGCCGAACAGGCCAAGCCGGCGGTCGTCAATCTCTTTCCGATTCCCGGCGGCGGCCGTCCGCGTGAGTCCGGAGGCGATCGTTCCCCCAACACTTCAGGGTCCGGGTCCGGTCTGATTGTGGACAGTGACGGCCACATTGTGACCAACAACCATGTGGTGGGCGATGCGACGGAAGTCGAAGTGCGCTTGTCGGACAAGACGAAACTCATCGCCCAGGTCATTGGCAAAGATCCGGATACAGATCTGGCCCTCCTCAAGGTCACCGCCGATCGGCCTCTGCCTAGCGCGCGCTTCGGCGATTCGAGCACCGTCCGCGTGGGGCAATGGGTGCTTGCCGTGGGCAATCCGTTCGGGCTCGATCGCACGGTCACGCTGGGAGTCGTGAGCGGCATCGGCCGGGAGAATATCAATCTGTCGCGCTATGAAAACTTTATCCAAACCGACGCGTCGATCAATCCAGGCAACTCCGGGGGGCCGTTGTTCAATCTGCGCGGCGAAGTCATCGGCATTAACACGGCGATTATTAACTTCGCCCAAGGCATCGGCTTCGCGATTCCTTCGAATATGGCCAAGCAGGTGATTCAACAGCTCACGTCGCGCGGCAAGGTTGTTCGTGGGTGGCTCGGTGTCGGCATTCAGCCGCTGACGCCGGAACTGGCCAAAAAGTTCGGCGTGAATGAGGGCGAAGGGGTGCTGGTCAATGAAGTGTTCGAAAAGGATCCCGCGGCGGAAGCCGGCATCAAGCCGGGCGATATCATTTTGACCATCGATGGAAGCGTGGTGGATTCTCCAAACAAACTGTCGCGGCTCATTGGTGTGTTGCCGCCCGGGGCCATGCCAAAGATTGAAGTGGTGCGTGATCTGAAGCATCTGGTCATTGCCGTGCCTCTGAGCGAACGGCGGGACAGCGCCGTCGTCGCATCGCTGCCTCAATCCCGCACCGAAGTCAAACTTGGCCTGGACCTTCAAGATTTGACCAGCGGTCTGGCCGACAAATTTAAGCTCCGCGAAACCCGCGGCGTGCTCATTACGAAAGTCGATCCCGGCAGCCTGGCTCACGCCGAAGGCCTCCGCGAAGGCGATTTGATCAAGGAAGTGAACCGTGCAGACGTGGCCACGGTCGGAGAATTCACGTCGGCTATTGCCAAGGTCCGGCGAGGCGACACGGTGTTGCTTCGCGTGCTGCGGGAGAATCGCGCGTTTTATGTCGTGCTGAAATCATCCGACTGATGGCTCGGGCTAATGGGCCGCTACCATCTGCTTGTCAGCCTTATGGGCCTCAATGATTTTCCCGGCTAAACCGCCTGGCACTTCATCATATCCGGACAATTCCATGGCATAGCTTCCCCTCCCACCGGTCAGGGCATTCAGCACCGACGCATAGGTAAACAGTTCGGCCAGCGGCACCAGGGCTGTAATCCGTTCCGCCTGATCGTTGGCCGTCACCGTCAGAATTCTACCGCGCCGTGCGTTCAGGTCGCCCATGACCGTGCCCACTGTGTCCGCCGGAGCCTCGACCTCCAGCCGCATCAACGGCTCGAGCAACATGGGATGCGCCGACTCCAGAGCGTGCTTAAAGGCCATGGACCCGGCGATCTTGAACGAGAGTTCCGAAGAATCCACCGGATGATGGGACCCGTCGTAGACCGCAACCCCCACATCGACAACCGGAAACCCGGTCGTCCCGCCGGCATGCATGGCCTCCACTACGCCCTTCTCCACAGCGGGAATGAAATTCCTCGGAATCGCTCCACCGACCACGCGGTTCTCAAATCGAAACCCCTCGCCGCGAGCGAGAGGAGCCAGTTCAAGCCAGCAATCTCCATATTGGCCATGTCCGCCCGTT
The Nitrospira sp. genome window above contains:
- a CDS encoding Do family serine endopeptidase, with translation MRRRLNMLTLLILSVALPVMAEAETGTVAGLTDSPGIRMLEEIQTVIMDLAEQAKPAVVNLFPIPGGGRPRESGGDRSPNTSGSGSGLIVDSDGHIVTNNHVVGDATEVEVRLSDKTKLIAQVIGKDPDTDLALLKVTADRPLPSARFGDSSTVRVGQWVLAVGNPFGLDRTVTLGVVSGIGRENINLSRYENFIQTDASINPGNSGGPLFNLRGEVIGINTAIINFAQGIGFAIPSNMAKQVIQQLTSRGKVVRGWLGVGIQPLTPELAKKFGVNEGEGVLVNEVFEKDPAAEAGIKPGDIILTIDGSVVDSPNKLSRLIGVLPPGAMPKIEVVRDLKHLVIAVPLSERRDSAVVASLPQSRTEVKLGLDLQDLTSGLADKFKLRETRGVLITKVDPGSLAHAEGLREGDLIKEVNRADVATVGEFTSAIAKVRRGDTVLLRVLRENRAFYVVLKSSD